Below is a genomic region from Gadus morhua chromosome 4, gadMor3.0, whole genome shotgun sequence.
TTCCGTAGTAGTTGTATTTatccttatgttttttgtttttccctcaTGGATGTTAAGTCCTACTTGTGAGGAAGTCTCTATGAGTGTATTGATCTTGTCTTGCATCTGGTGGTAGCTATGTGACAGTAGTGCCAGGTCATCTGCGAAATCTAAGTCATCCAGTTGTGTCCATAATGTCCATCGGATTCCGTTCTTCctttgttctgttgttgttctcATGATCCAGTCAATGGCTAGTAAAAACAGGAATGGGGATAGAAGACAACCCTGTCTGACCCCAGTCTTGATCTGGAACTGTTCTGTGAGCTGTCCATCATGTATAACTCTACAGGTCATTCCACAATAGCTGTTTTCAATGATGTTCAATAGCTTAGTGGGCACTCCATGGTGTCTCAATAACTTCCATGCAGTCTCTCTATGTACACTGTCGAATGCCTTCTCGTAGTCGACAAAGTTGACATAGTGTGGGAGTTCCACTCTAGTGACTGCTCTATGATAATGCGAAGAGTGGAAATCTGGTCGACACAGGACCTATTCTTTCTAAATCCTGCTTGCTCGTCCCTCAGTTGGTGGTCAACTGCATCCTTCATTCTGTCCAGGATGACTCTATTTAGCACTTTGCCTGGCACAGAGAGTAGGGTGATCCCTCTATAGTTGTTGCAGTTTCCCAGGTCTCCTTTCTTTGGGAGCTTGTTAATAAGGCCCTCTTTCCAGTCAAATGGTATCTCTTCTTCTTCCCAGATCCTTTTGAAGAGTAGATGCAGAAGGCTCACCGTGATACCAACATCTGCCTTTAGGGCTTCTGCCGGGATGTTATCTGGCCCAGTTGCTTTCCCACTCTTCAGCTGCCGCTTTCCTGATCTCCTCTCTGCTGGGTATGTCACAGCTGATGGGGAGTTCGGTCTGTGCTGGTTGGATATCTGGTGGGTTTACTGGTTGGGGTCTATTTAgcagttcctcaaagtgttctgCCCATCTGTGtagttgttttaaaaaaaacagttttggaaTGTAAaggtttaaattaaataatccCCTTTGTCAGCCATCAGAATGATTCTGACTCTGCAGTTGTTGTGAAGGGTCGAATAATAGTAATTAAAGACTTATTTCAGAAGACGGTGAAAAAAAACCCTATCttcctttaaataaaatattggcATAATCTAGGGTTTTTATTATCTAGAGTTAATAACAGAAAGATTACAattagggtatttagcagacccttttatccaagcgacttacatcggttaatacacacattgacacaccgacagcagagtcaaccatgcaaggcgaccgccagctcgtcagggtttgctcagggacacatcaacactcagcttggaggagctggggatcagaATAGCAACCTTtaggttacaagacaactgctctacctcctgagctagaTCCACACCAGAGTTAAGCTTTTGAAAGGCATTTAAACTCCACCAACTAATGCGATACCCGTGGATAACATGATCAGCATGGAGCCAAAGCTCTACTGTCCTGTTGGAGTTCAATTTGTCCACATATATTTACAACTGGTGTGTATCAGGGAACGGGGCGAGTGCCTGGTGATTACTGGCAGCTCACTATGGATTCTGGGCTGGTTTAGGGTTCATTGGCACTTACACATTAGCCCAGCTGGCCCATTGTCAGAAATGACTCTGCACTATGCGACAGAGCTGTCGCAGagcttatttatattttatattttgaaaaagaaaaatgccTTTTGAACATCACAAACATGATATGATCCTAGATGTAATACATATTATGTTTAAAAGCCCAATAACCGTAGgtaaaataaagtatttttgtTAATTAAACTAGGTTAACAAAACACTTGGTAAGGGaaatgcaatctaacaactccTTGGTATCATGtcattaaagtatatataatTCAAGAACACGAACATAACCATGCCAAAAAATGATCTGTGGTCACAGTTTCGATTTCAATCTAATTATTTATAGATATTAGATAGATGCCCAAGTTTTATTCAAACTGTGAAGGAAGATAAATGCCAATGCCGCTGGTTTTTAGCAGATATAAATATGAAGTTAAAATTGTAAAATGAGAAATGGTAAAAAGACAGGAATGATGCTCTTGTCTATCAGTGTGTGCGCTGACTGCAGTTAAGATGATAACAAAAGGGGAGAAATGAAAAGTATCACTTTCAGCCCACACTTCAAACACAATATTTAACCGCTGTTATGGTTATCATGGAGCAAATTGAAATGCTATATAAATGAGGACAGTACTCCGGACAAAATTAATTAAGAAAAACAATGAAAAGAAGTTTTAAAACCTACAACATTTTTTACATTAACACACGAGTGATGAactattttaaaataattttcCCATGCACCTTGCTGTTGGGCCGATCAAACCCAATAACCATTATtccatattatcattattataattgattcattatgcatgacacacacacatgcaaacacacacagcaggttggTTGAAAAGCTAAATGATTCCTAGATGGCTAGTAAGACAGGACAGGTTGGACATTTCTGTTGAGCCACAATGTCTTTGTACATCCTTAATAAactgatttgtttatttattcagggAAAAGATTAGTTACATATCACACTATGTTGATGAAATAATTTAGAAACCTTAATAGCTATTGAAGAAGTGAAGGTATTATGTATTAATAAATGCAACACTATACCTTCCAAGATCAGGCCTCTATTCATTCACGTTCACGTTCCCTGGCATTAAGTCATAAAAGTGCTTGCAATGTGGCAAGCACTGGTAATATACTTGACTGTATTATATTTATAGATTCAACTGATTATTAACTTATTAAACAGAGTAAATTTTCTAAAATTGCATGAAACAAACTAAAATATGAAATACCCCCAGATATTATGAATTGGATCCAGCATACAGactgttgaaatgtatttatgtCGCAGTCAAAATATTActcataaatacaaatacaaaaaaaacaccatataAATTCTTAACATGTATGGCACTCAAGGTATGACTCAATtaacaaaaagttaaaaagttaaaaaaagaaaagcgttTTGAGGATCTGCCCTTATTTAGTTTCTGCCTGGACTGCAGAACCACCTCTATATAAGAGGCCACAAGATGAGATGGATAAGACTGCAGGGGATTTCAGGTTGTTACAACTGGTGGTAAGTCTGACTGATGCTTCAGCTTGCTTGTATTTTCCTGGAGGCTCTTTTCATTTATTAAAATGACTACTTTGTTATTTAGGCTACATGCATCCAattgttaatattttttatGCAGATAATTTTTTGACCATATTGTTTTTACGTAACCACTGCATTTgagtcttattttttttatatattttgaggATTTCTTTGGATTGATAATTCATGTTTTGAACGACTTGAGACTTTTTTCAGACAATCTCAGACTGCAGTCTAAGAGAGATACTGTCTAGAAGAGACCATTGCATTATAATTTATTTCTGTGTATTTAATTACTCCACCCAGCTACTATGAATGATACTTATTCAATTTCTTGGTATAGAAACCATTAGTAGAGATTTTTAAGATGGTTTTATGTGAGGTTAGTTTTTTATGCATTATTTACCAACCTCTTATTTTCTCTTATATAATTTGATTGggatcatattttttttaaatatttgataATTTAATTATTATCTTTGGTGGTATCAGATAGGAAATGTTGCTAGAAGAGAAAAAAATCAACAATTAAGAACAAAAGCACATGTGCCTCTGCACTGACACACATGGCCTTGGATTTTATATTAGATAGTCCATTTTACTCAGGAACAAGTCAGTAAAATGTTAACATTAGACTGACTTTTTCTTGTTAAGGTATCATTTCTTCTGCAGCTGAAGGGAAGAAAACGGTAAGAATAATTCAACATCATCTCATCACCGAAAAAGCTCCAGACCTTCTTGAGGCTATCTGtacttttaaataaaaataaatcagttTTATTTAATTGATAATAAATATGATTTCTTTCATGAAATAAGCCTCCATCATGAGTACGGACGCAGAAATGGCCATTTATGGCGCGGCTGCCGTTTACCTCCGgaagccagagagggagaggatttcGGCCCAGAGCTCGCCATTCGATGCGAAGACTGCTGCATATGTGGCTGATGTTAAGGAACTGTACCTAAAGTGTACCATCACTAAGAGGGAAGGTGGCAAAGTCACCGTCACCGTTTTGACTACAAAGGAGGTAGGCAGTGGTTGATGATGGCAGAAACAAATTAGCTGGTATCAAGAAAAAGTGAAAGTCTCAATAGTTGTACTGGTAAGAAAACTAATAATGAGTTTCCATATTTCAGGAGAGGACAGTCAAGGAGGACGATGTCTATCCCATGAATCCTCCCAAGTACGACAAAATTGAGGACATGGCCATGATGACCCATCTCAATGAAGCCTCTGTGTTGTATAACCTCGCAGAGCGTTATTCAGCATGGATGATCTACGTAAGATATTTTGCCTCAATGAAAATAtaagaaacatgagtaatatgCATCGTTGATAGGTACAATTAATGTGAATCTCTGTGACCTCCTTCAGACCTACTCTGGGCTGTTCTGTGCCACTGTAAACCCCTACAAGTGGCTCCCAGTGTACGATCAGGCGTGTGTCAATGCCTACAGAGGCAAGAAGCGTATGGAGGCTCCACCCCacatcttctctgtctctgacaaCGCCTTTCAGTTCATGCTTACTGGTTTGTAAATTCAAAGTTTCAAATCCCTAATTTTaccttgtttttattattaaatggCATAATCatgcaaatgtaaatatttattttacagacagagagaaccagtcTGTCCTGATCACGTAAGTTTAATCctgttaatataatataaatataatacacTGAATCATGCATTGGAAACATGTCAATATGAATTTACTTTATTTGTCTTTTCACACCCAGTGGAGAATCCGGTGCTGGAAAGACTGTGAACACCAAGCGTGTCATCCAGTATTTTGCTACCATCGCAGTGAGTGGTGGAGGAGATAAGCCGGCGGATGCAGGCGCTGGAAAGATAAAAGTATGTTTAAATCAATTAAATcaatgaatcaattcattaataAATCACATAAGAACATGAAgaattcaaatataattcagaAAAAGGTATAAACATTTTATGTCGGATTATAGGGGTCACTGGAGGACCAGATCATTGCAGCAAATCCCCTGCTGGAGGCCTATGGTAATGCCAAGACTGTGAGAAATGACAACTCCTCCCGTTTTGTAAGTATGAAATGAATTCCTCCCTGAAGATGCTCCCTAGTTTTTGAGTATTTTTTTGAGGATGATTAAAACTAATTATTTTGCAAACAGGGTAAATTCATCAGAATTCATTTCCACGCAAACGGTAAACTATCCAGTGCTGACATTGAGACGTGTAAGTATCTAGTTCTACATGTGGATTCCTTAACCAAGATTATTAGTGGTATAGGTTTTGATTAATGAATGGGCCTTATAGATCTGCTGGAGAAGTCCAGAGTGTCATTCCAGCTTCCCGATGAGAGAGGCTATCACATCTTCTTCCAGATGATGACCAACCACAAACCTGAGATCATTGGTGAGATTTTATAATAGTAAGAGTGTGAAGAATGTACTAAATATTAAGATGAAAAGTTGTCCTGAATTGCCTTTATCTATTCGAATACGACGTAATATGTACAAATTACTTCtgaagttgaaatatttaaagggCTAGTTTTCTCTCTAGAATAAATCGTTTTTGGTAAAGATTATATCTTCCATTGCATATTATGGAAATGCATTTGGAAAAGCaagattaattatttttttattcagaaGTTAACTGTTAGGTAGCAGCATATAAAGCAGAAAAAAAGACATTTGTTTAATCCCTCAGAAATGACACTCATCACCAGCAACCCCTACGACTTCCCCATGTGCAGTCAGGGTCAGATCACTGTGGCCAGCATTGATGACAAAGAGGAGCTGGATGCTACTGATGTCAGTGGTTGATTGAAAAACAATTCATATATTTTCCACGTGGCATACGTTTTACAAaatgttttctaaatgttcttTGTTTTCAACACAGGCTGCTATTGATATTTTGGGCTTCACTAATGAGGACAAGGTGGCCATCTTTAAGTTTACTGGTGCTGTGCTTCACCACGGTAACATGAAGTTCAAGCAGAAGCAGCGtgaggagcaggctgagccAGATGGCAATGAAGGTAACAATTAACATGTATTCATCAGTGCACTAGAAGGTATATTGGTGCATATTTGCTTGTATTACATTTGGAGTAATTATTATACAGAATAATAACGCATTTGTTTTTCATGTTACCTTTGTAGAGGCCGACAAGATTTGCTATCTACTGTCTCTGAACTCTGCTGATATGCTCAAAGCTCTTTGCTACCCAAGAGTGAAGGTCGGAAATGAGTATGTCACCAAGGGACAGACTGTACCTCAGGTAAGAAAAACACAGTTTATGTGTTAATAGACAATTTCTGTTAACATGGTTTGTCTATTATGATGTATAGTATATTTTGATTTAATTGTGATGATTTtatgtaaaaatatattttcaggtCAACAACTCAGTGAGTGCCCTGGCCAAGTCTATCTATGAGAGGCTCTTCTTGTGGATGGTCATCCGTATCAACTCGATGCTGGACACCAAACAAGCAAGACAATTCTACATTGGTGTGCTGGACATTGCTGGTTTTGAGATTTTTGATGTAGGTTGTTCAATAAGTGGCAGCATTTCTGAAAGCATTTCCTTCATTCTGAGACGTTAGTCATTACCATTCAATTCTTGAAAACGAGTAATAGTCGGTTTATTAAATGTCCCCTACTAGTACAACAGCATGGAGCAGCTGTGCATCAACTTTACCAATGAGAAACTGCAACAGTTCTTCAACCACACCATGTTCGTCCTGGAGCAAGAGGAGTACAAGAAGGAGGGTATCATCTGGGAGTTCATTGACTTTGGCATGGACTTGGCTGCCTGCATTGAGCTCATTGAGAAGGTACACCTGAATATTAtaactatatatttttattctatGTGTGGCCATGAAGGTACTTTTCATAATTTGTCATCTGTCATTTTTTCTCTTAAGCCAATGGGCATCTTCTCCATCCTTGAAGAGGAGTGCATGTTCCCCAAGGCCTCAGACGTTACCTTCAAGAACAAGCTGTATGACCAGCATCTTGGCAAGACCAAAGCATTTGAGAAGCCCAAGCCTGCAAAGGGCAAGGCTGAGGCCCACTTCTCCCTGGTGCACTATGCTGGAATAGTGGACTACAACGTCACTGGCTGGCTGGACAAGAACAAGGATCCCCTGAATGACTCTGTTGTTCAGCTGTACCAGAAGTCCTCTAACAAACTCCTGCCTGTCCTGTACCCACCTGTAGTTGAAGGTACGGCTCACATTTTGGACCAGTAGTTTTTCTGTCCGTGATATTATAATAACTATTTATTTCAAGCCATTTAATGTGTTTCTTATATATggtggtatatatatatgtatgaaatGAACTAATAACCAATAATTAAAAACAGAGGTTGGCGGTGCAAAGAAAGGAGGCAAGAAGAAGGGTGGCTCCATGCAGACCGTGTCTTCACAGTTCAGGGTAAgggtaaacacacaaataaatgtaaaaacattCTTCACTTTACttattatatgcatatataattCTAATTTGTTCTTTCCGAAACAAGTTCTATGcaatttatattttgttttatgtcTATAGGAGAATTTGGGCAAACTGATGACCAACTTGAGGAGCACCCATCCTCACTTTGTGCGTTGTCTGATTCCCAATGAGTCAAAGACTCCAGGTACAGTGACTACTAGTATATGTTCATAGTGTCTGCATCAAGTTATACATTTTAGTGAGGTTTTATGGGCATTGCTATACCAAACTAATATAATTCAAAACAtgaatttcaccaaaaaaaCAGGACTCATGGAGAACTTCCTGGTTATCCACCAGCTGAGGTGTAACGGTGTACTGGAGGGCATCAGAATCTGCAGAAAGGGCTTCCCCAGCAGAATCCTCTATGCTGACTTCAAGCAGAGGTACTAACTGAAGGAGTTTTCAATGGCAACTTTATAAATGCCTTTTAATATTTGTGTCATTGTTAAAAACATTACAATGATCTTCTACAGGTACAAAGTACTGAATGCCAGTGTCATTCCTGACGGTCAGTTTATTGACAACAAGAAGGCTTCTGAGAAACTTCTTGGATCCATTGACGTACCTCATGATGAGTACAAATTTGGACACACCAAGGTATGTTTATTGCTGCAAAAACTAGGTTTATACTGGATTTGATGCTGACAAACGTCTCTTGTTACATTAAGGTGTTCTTCAAAGCTGGTCTTCTGGGTACTCTTGAGGAGATGCGAGATGAGAAGCTGGCAGCTCTGGTCAGGATGCTTCAGGCTCTAGCCAGAGGTTATGTCATGAGAAAGGAATACGTGAAGATGACGGAGAGGaggtatgtttttaaacattgttGTCAAAACACCAATGGGTTTGTAGTACATCCCCGATATGatggtttattttattctataggGAAGCCATCTACACTATTCAGTACAACATCCGCTCATTCATGAATGTCAAACACTGGCCATGGATGAAGGTGTACTACAAGATAAAGCCTCTTCTGAAGAGTGCTGAAACCGAGAAGGAGCTTGCCAATATGAAGGAAAACTATGATAAGATGAAGACTGACTTGGCAGCTGCCCTGGCCAAGAAGAAGGAACTTGAGCAGAAGATGGTTTCTCTCCTGCAGGAGAAGAATGATCTTGCACTGCAAATGGCTTCTGTAAGTAAacataatgtaaaatgtatgtgtgcaaaCATTGAGATACATTTGATGTGACATGTTTTACCAATATAAATATCACACAGGAAGGAGACAATCTGAATGATGCTGAAGAAAGGTGTGAAGGACTCATCAAGAGTAAGATCCAGCTGGAGGCCAAACTCAAGGAGACGACTGAGAGattggaggatgaggaggaaatcAATGCTGAGCTGACTGCCAAGAAGAGAAAACTGGAAGATGAATGCTCTGAACTCAAGAAGGACATTGATGACCTGGAGCTTAccttggccaaagtggagaaggagaaacatGCCACTGAGAACAAGGTTTGTTAAGATTTAACCACAAtaccatcaccatcaacattGTCCATCTGTTATAGAGTTTAAGGGAAGGTCACAGTTTACATGTGAGAAATTATGAAACgtgaatttgtttttttcagGTGAAGAACCTGACTGAGGAGATGGCCTCTCAGGATGAGAGCGTTGCTAAGCTGACAAAGGAGAAGAAAGCCCTCCAAGAGTCACATCAGCAGACTCTTGATGacctgcaggcagaggaagacAAAGTCAACACTCTGACCAAGGCCAAGACCAAGCTTGAACAGCAAGTGGATGATGTGAGAAAAGCTCATGGAAACTTTCAATGATTATTAGTAATGGAGTTGAGTGAATATTCAATATTACATTGGATTGttcttaattatttttcaattattgacatccagctTGAAGGTTCTCTGGAGCAAGAGAAGAAGCTCCGTATGGACCTTGAGAGATCCAAGAGAAAGCTTGAGGGTGATCTGAAACTGGCTCAGGAAACTGTCATGGATCTTGAGAATGACAAACAGCAGTCTGACGAGAAAATCAAGAAgtaattaatttgttttttaacaataacaatCGGGTTTAGTGCATGTGACTGTTTTGATATAGTTTACAATTTTTCTTATTAATTATTCACAGGAAGGACTTTGAGACCAGCCAGCTTCTGAGCAAAATTGAGGATGAGCAGTCATTGGGTGCTCAGCTTCAGAAAAAGATCAAGGAGCTTCAGGTGGGAAAATTAAtcaattaaattgttttaatataaaCGTTCTGAAATTATGAACTTGGATATTGACCTTAATATTTGTGTATTATTTAGGCCCGTATTGAGGAACTGGAGGAAGAGATTGAGGCTGAGCGTGCTGCTCGTGCCAAGGTTGAGAAGCTGAGAGCTGATCTCTCCAGGGAACTTGAAGAGATCAGTGAGAGGCTTGAGGAAGCTGGTGGAGCCACTTCTGCTCAGATTGAGATGAACAAGAAGCGTGAAGCTGAGTTCCAGAAGCTGCGTCGTGACCTTGAGGAGTCCACCCTGCAGCAtgaagccactgctgctgctctgcgtaagaagcaggctgacagtgtagcagagctgggagagcagattgacaaccTCCAGCGTGTCAAGCAGAAGcttgagaaggagaagagcgagTACAAGATGGAGATTGATGACCTCTCCAGCAACATGGAAGCTGTTTCTAAGGCCAAGGTAAGTTATTCTTCAATGCCTTcattgtgttaagaaataatGCAAAATAATAAGTACATAAATAACTATTAATCAACATTGATTTCAAATTGATAATCTTTTAATCATCAGGGAAATCTGGAAAAAATTTGCCGTACCCTTGAGGACCAACTCAGTGAAATCAAGGCTAAGAGTGATGAGAATGCTCGCCAGGTCAATGACATCAGTGCCCAGAGAGCAAGACTGCTGACAGAAAATGGttggtatttattttattcaggcATTTGTAtcatttgaaattctggggGTACCATTTTGGGAATGTAATTGAATATACATTTTtctcctcggcagccagtcagtttcgttctcagtgggcgCTGGTCTCCGCCatggctgcgccttgtcaccaatcctgtttgtgatatacatggacaggatatcgaggcgttgtcgtggtggggaggggttgcagttcggtggtctgaggatctcgtcactgctttttgcagatgatgtggtcctcattggatcatcggcctgtgaacttcagcactcactggatcggctggcggccgagtgtgaagcggctgggatgaggatcagcaccgctaaatctgaggccatgactcttagcaggaaaccggtggattgcttactccgggtaggaaatgagtccttagcccaagtgaaggagttcaagtacctcggggtcttgttcgcgagtgagggtactatggagcgtgagattggccggagaatcggagcagcgggggcggtattgcgttcgctttaccgcaccgttgtaacgaaaagagagctgagccgcaaggcaaagctctcgatctaccggtcgatcttcgttcctatcctcacctatggtcatgagggctgggtgatgaccgaaaggacgagatcgcgggtacaagcggccgagatgatttttctcagaagggtggctggcgtctcccttagggatagggtgagaagctcagccatccgtgaggaactcagaTTAGAGCcactgctcctttacttagaaaggagacatctgaggtggttcgggcatctggtaaggatgcccactgggcgccttccttgggaggtgtttcaggcacgtccagtggggaggagaccttggggaagacccaggactaggtggagagattatatctcaacactggcctgggaacgcctcgggatccccccgtcagagctggtcaatgtggcccgggaaagggaagtctggggccccctgcttgagctgctccccccgcgacccgaccccggataagcggacgaaaatgagatgagatgagatgagattttCTCACAAACTCAATATGTATAACTAATTTGACATACTTCCTCCGACTAGGTGAGTTTGGTCGACAGCTTGAGGAGAAGGAAGCTCTTGTCTCCCAGCTGACCAGAGGCAAGCAGGCCTTTACTCAGCAGGttgaggagctgaagaggcAAAATGAGGAGGAAGTAAAAGTAAGGATCATTTATTCATAAAGACGGTAGGCTTCAAAGATCATGAAATGTATTGAATTTACGAGATCTCTGTTTCGCCTTTTGTAGGCAAAGAATGCTCTTGCTCATGGTGTGCAATCAGCCCGCCATGACTGTGATCTTCTGAGGGAGCagtttgaggaggagcaggaggccaagGCTGAGCTACAGCGTGGAATGTCCAAGGCCAACGGTGAGGTGGCTCAGTGGAGGAGCAAGTATGAAACTGATGCTATCCAGCGCACTGAGGAGCTTGAGGAGTCCAAGTGAGTAAATCATTTAAAACTTTACCTAAATTGGACATTATAATTGTTAAACGTACCCAAATTAAGCCATGTTATTCTTTAACAGAAAAAAGCTTGCCCAGCGCCTTCAAGAGGCTGAGGAACAGATTGAGGCTGTGAACTCCAAGTGTGCCTCTCTGGAGAAGACCAAACAGAGactccagggtgaggtggaggacctCATGGTTGATGTGGAGAGGGCCAACGGACTGGCAGCCAACCTAGACAAGAAGCAGAGGAACTTTGACAAGGTGTGTTGTAATTCATTGAgatgacattttaaatatttgtatacAATGATTATTCTTCAAGTGCTAAACTTTTCCTACTTTATTAACAATATTGTGCAGGTTTTGGCTGACTGGAAGCAGAAATATGAGGAGGGTCAGGCAGAGCTTGAAGGAAGTCTTAAAGAGGCTCGTTCTCTCAGCACTGAGCTT
It encodes:
- the LOC115542527 gene encoding myosin heavy chain, fast skeletal muscle-like isoform X1 produces the protein MSTDAEMAIYGAAAVYLRKPERERISAQSSPFDAKTAAYVADVKELYLKCTITKREGGKVTVTVLTTKEERTVKEDDVYPMNPPKYDKIEDMAMMTHLNEASVLYNLAERYSAWMIYTYSGLFCATVNPYKWLPVYDQACVNAYRGKKRMEAPPHIFSVSDNAFQFMLTDRENQSVLITGESGAGKTVNTKRVIQYFATIAVSGGGDKPADAGAGKIKGSLEDQIIAANPLLEAYGNAKTVRNDNSSRFGKFIRIHFHANGKLSSADIETYLLEKSRVSFQLPDERGYHIFFQMMTNHKPEIIEMTLITSNPYDFPMCSQGQITVASIDDKEELDATDAAIDILGFTNEDKVAIFKFTGAVLHHGNMKFKQKQREEQAEPDGNEEADKICYLLSLNSADMLKALCYPRVKVGNEYVTKGQTVPQVNNSVSALAKSIYERLFLWMVIRINSMLDTKQARQFYIGVLDIAGFEIFDYNSMEQLCINFTNEKLQQFFNHTMFVLEQEEYKKEGIIWEFIDFGMDLAACIELIEKPMGIFSILEEECMFPKASDVTFKNKLYDQHLGKTKAFEKPKPAKGKAEAHFSLVHYAGIVDYNVTGWLDKNKDPLNDSVVQLYQKSSNKLLPVLYPPVVEEVGGAKKGGKKKGGSMQTVSSQFRENLGKLMTNLRSTHPHFVRCLIPNESKTPGLMENFLVIHQLRCNGVLEGIRICRKGFPSRILYADFKQRYKVLNASVIPDGQFIDNKKASEKLLGSIDVPHDEYKFGHTKVFFKAGLLGTLEEMRDEKLAALVRMLQALARGYVMRKEYVKMTERREAIYTIQYNIRSFMNVKHWPWMKVYYKIKPLLKSAETEKELANMKENYDKMKTDLAAALAKKKELEQKMVSLLQEKNDLALQMASEGDNLNDAEERCEGLIKSKIQLEAKLKETTERLEDEEEINAELTAKKRKLEDECSELKKDIDDLELTLAKVEKEKHATENKVKNLTEEMASQDESVAKLTKEKKALQESHQQTLDDLQAEEDKVNTLTKAKTKLEQQVDDLEGSLEQEKKLRMDLERSKRKLEGDLKLAQETVMDLENDKQQSDEKIKKKDFETSQLLSKIEDEQSLGAQLQKKIKELQARIEELEEEIEAERAARAKVEKLRADLSRELEEISERLEEAGGATSAQIEMNKKREAEFQKLRRDLEESTLQHEATAAALRKKQADSVAELGEQIDNLQRVKQKLEKEKSEYKMEIDDLSSNMEAVSKAKGNLEKICRTLEDQLSEIKAKSDENARQVNDISAQRARLLTENGEFGRQLEEKEALVSQLTRGKQAFTQQVEELKRQNEEEVKAKNALAHGVQSARHDCDLLREQFEEEQEAKAELQRGMSKANGEVAQWRSKYETDAIQRTEELEESKKKLAQRLQEAEEQIEAVNSKCASLEKTKQRLQGEVEDLMVDVERANGLAANLDKKQRNFDKVLADWKQKYEEGQAELEGSLKEARSLSTELFKMKNSYEETLDHLETMKRENKNLQQEISDLTEQIGETGKSIHELEKSKKQVETEKTEIQSALEEAEGTLEHEESKILRVQLELNQIKGEVDRKLAEKDEEMEQIKRNSQRVIDSMQATLDSEVRSRNDALRIKKKMEGDLNEMEIQLSHANRQAAEAQKQLRNVQGQLKDAQLHLDDAVRAAEDLKEQAAMVERRNGLMVAEIEELRAALEQTERGRKVAEQELVDASERVGLLHSQNTSLLNSKKKLESDLVQVQGEVDDSVQEARNAEEKAKKAITDAAMMAEELKKEQDTSSHLERMKKNLEVTVKDLQHRLDEAENLAMKGGKKQLQKLEARVRDLESEVDNEQRRGAEAIKGVRKYERRVKELTYQVCPIYISKYVYYSILIIDKGHMMWIFSLSNVHQTEEDKKNGCRLQDLVDKLQMKVKAYKRQSEEAEEQANSYLSKCRKVQHELEEAEERADIAETQVNKLRAKTRDSGKGKETAE